From Aspergillus fumigatus Af293 chromosome 3, whole genome shotgun sequence, a single genomic window includes:
- a CDS encoding SWAP/Surp domain-containing protein, producing the protein MSDDAKSKVFPDISAKLSALPKKSLFERQKAEAEAKRAREQAETAAVYEDFVKSFEDDSGPSDRITTGGRPNNTFGGRSAALGGGPAKRHFTSSGPRSSGPGTLGPPPSSLSRKRTHEGFQPFQRNRESAQGILGFDNTGSASSPAALAFRTSDDEEDRVADAKEAERAAAKPTLYLASLPPGTSPSAIKSLIPSVLSVDNVKILHPSNQSPTDRKSISAIVTLANESAASDIDSTVSALQNKYLGWGYYLSIARHLSSAAISSSMPVTVGPSSTSSLPFGAKTITPEYGGRLNRAPPPGSYRGGFAPPASYGAAYGRSGPVTQVEVKTPSDLKQLRLIHKTLENLLNYGPEFEALLMSRPEVQRDEKWAWLWDPRSAGGVYYRWKLWDILTNSSPKGARRGRSRNASILFEGGPSWVSPDTGIKFEYTTRMDEFVSDEDYNSSDEEMSDGEDERRHLGGAPPADGAGTGNEGVGYMNPLQKAKLTHLLARLPTTHAKLRKGDVARVTAFAIGHAGTGAEEVVEMIVSNIMNPFAYTGANPDREIEKGLARQEASKNESSNASVEGASSLSKTNMDTSSAKLVGLYLVSDILSSSATSGVRHAWRYRQLFESALKSHRVFEHLGRLEKDLNWGRLRAEKWKRSVGSLLHLWEGWCVFPQSSQEHFSQVFEKPPLTEEELREEKAKAEADRAAGAAFKGKNRWKTLEEDETAGKFDPSRPPAQPVHNRMDIDQGHTASAGGDLAGEPMSDIDGEPMEDSDLEEALDGEPLEEDSAMETEQKEEAPSKSEAPSQLESGPPARKPRPRAEDMFADSDTE; encoded by the coding sequence ATGTCTGACGACGCAAAGTCCAAGGTTTTTCCAGATATTTCCGCCAAACTCTCCGCCCTTCCTAAGAAATCTCTCTTCGAGCGTCAAAAGGCCGAAGCCGAAGCCAAGCGGGCCCGAGAGCAAGCAGAGACAGCTGCTGTTTATGAGGATTTTGTCAAGTCGTTTGAGGATGATTCTGGACCATCCGATCGAATCACAACCGGAGGTAGACCGAACAACACCTTTGGAGGAAGAAGTGCCGCGCTTGGAGGTGGACCTGCGAAACGCCATTTTACCAGTTCTGGTCCTAGAAGCAGCGGTCCGGGGACTCTAGGACCTCCGCCGTCATCGCTATCTCGCAAACGCACTCATGAAGGATTCCAACCGTTCCAGAGGAATAGAGAGTCAGCGCAGGGTATCCTAGGATTCGACAACACTGGCTCAGCATCGTCCCCCGCTGCGTTGGCCTTTCGCACttcggacgacgaggaggataGGGTAGCCGATGCAAAAGAGGCAGAGAGAGCAGCGGCGAAACCTACGCTTTATCTGGCTTCATTACCTCCTGGGACATCTCCCTCTGCAATCAAATCGCTCATTCCGTCAGTGTTATCTGTCGACAACGTGAAAATCCTCCACCCCTCCAACCAGTCCCCGACCGATCGCAAGTCGATTTCCGCCATTGTCACTCTTGCGAATGAATCCGCTGCTTCGGACATAGACTCTACCGTTAGTGCACTACAAAACAAATACTTAGGATGGGGATACTATCTTTCGATTGCGAGGCATCTCTCCTCTGCCGCGATCAGTTCCTCAATGCCAGTCACCGTGGGTCCGTCGTCTACAAGCTCTCTTCCATTCGGTGCAAAGACCATTACTCCCGAGTATGGAGGTCGCTTGAACCGTGCGCCACCTCCTGGGTCTTACCGTGGTGGCTTCGCGCCCCCTGCCTCGTATGGAGCAGCGTATGGTCGCAGTGGGCCCGTCACGCAGGTGGAAGTGAAAACACCTTCAGATCTGAAGCAGCTCAGGCTGATACACAAGACCTTGGAAAATCTATTGAATTACGGCCCAGAATTTGAGGCCCTACTCATGAGTCGACCGGAGGTTCAACGAGATGAGAAGTGGGCGTGGCTTTGGGATCCGAGAAGCGCCGGAGGAGTGTACTATCGCTGGAAACTATGGGATATCCTCACTAACAGCAGTCCTAAAGGGGCTCGGCGTGGTAGGAGTCGAAATGCATCGATATTATTTGAGGGTGGCCCAAGTTGGGTATCGCCGGACACGGGCATCAAGTTTGAATATACCACACGCATGGATGAATTTGTTTCCGATGAGGATTACAATTCGTCCGACGAAGAGATGTCAGACGGGGAGGACGAGAGACGGCACCTAGGGGGCGCTCCGCCAGCCGACGGAGCCGGTACTGGTAACGAAGGAGTCGGTTACATGAACCCGCTACAGAAAGCCAAACTCACACACCTGCTTGCTCGGCTCCCAACCACTCATGCGAAGTTAAGGAAAGGTGATGTTGCGCGTGTTACAGCTTTTGCCATTGGACATGCTGGCACAGGGGcggaggaagtggtggaaATGATCGTGTCGAACATCATGAACCCCTTTGCATACACTGGGGCCAATCCTGACCGCGAGATTGAAAAGGGTCTCGCTCGGCAGGAAGCCTCCAAGAATGAATCTAGTAATGCTTCGGTTGAAGGGGCCTCGTCATTATCCAAAACGAACATGGATACATCTTCCGCCAAGTTGGTCGGGCTTTACCTTGTGTCCGATAtcctttcatcatctgccACGAGCGGTGTGCGCCATGCTTGGCGCTATCGACAGCTCTTTGAATCGGCATTAAAGTCCCACCGGGTCTTCGAGCACCTAGGTAGACTTGAAAAAGACCTGAACTGGGGACGGTTACGAGCCgagaaatggaagagaagcGTAGGTTCACTGCTGCACCTCTGGGAAGGATGGTGCGTGTTTCCACAGTCGAGTCAGGAACACTTCTCTCAGGTATTTGAGAAGCCGCCGCTCACAGAAGAGGAACTTcgagaagaaaaagcgaaAGCGGAGGCTGATCGGGCTGCTGGTGCAGCTTTCAAGGGCAAGAATCGCTGGAAGActttggaggaggatgaaacAGCTGGGAAATTTGACCCTTCGCGTCCCCCTGCTCAACCAGTTCATAACAGGATGGATATCGACCAAGGTCATACCGCTTCCGCAGGAGGTGACCTGGCTGGAGAGCCTATGAGCGACATAGATGGAGAGCCTATGGAAGACAGCGACCTAGAAGAAGCACTGGATGGAGAGCCGCTGGAGGAGGATTCTGCCATGGAGACCGaacagaaagaagaggcgCCCAGCAAATCCGAAGCGCCATCTCAGCTCGAATCCGGGCCTCCTGCTCGAAAACCGCGACCGAGGGCAGAGGACATGTTTGCGGATTCCGACACGGAGTGA
- the ntf2 gene encoding nuclear transport factor 2 family protein, which translates to MADFQNIAQQFVQFYYQTFDTNRQALASLYRDHSMLTFETSSVQGVSGIVEKLTSLPFQKVQHQIATFDAQPSNTEGGIMVMVTGGLLVDEEQKPMSYSQTFQLLREGESYYVFNDMFRLIYPA; encoded by the exons ATGGCCG ACTTCCAGAATATTGCTC AGCAGTTCGTGCAATTCTACTACCAGACCTTCGACACCAACCGTCAGGCGTTGGCCAGTCTCTAC CGTGACCACTCTATGCTTACCTTCGAAACATCCTCGGTTCAGGGCGTCAGCGGCATTGTTGAGAAGTTGACG tctcttcccttccagaAGGTGCAGCACCAGATCGCGACCTTCGATGCTCAGCCTTCGAACACGGAGGGCGgcatcatggtcatggtcacCGGTGGTCTGCTG GTCgatgaggagcagaagcCCATGAGCTACTCTCAGActttccagcttcttcgtGAGGGTGAGAGCTACTATGTCTTCAACGACATGTTCCGACTCATCTACCCTGCGTAA
- a CDS encoding PQ-loop repeat-containing protein has protein sequence MDTPDLKCTHLTSPDYMNFVLSILIIFGILLSYLPQHIRIINLKSSFGISPYFVLLGTTSGTSALANVVTQQQSLHDVECCKNINGLACFGGLLGIFQVGTQWLCFVIILLLFVIYFPRATSPISPTESESSARNGPSYTTALVVSGICILHAVVMFITSAAIAVNRPSQLQAWSNFSGVVAAILASIQYFPQIYTTLRLRCVGSLSIPMMCIQTPGSLVWAGSLAARLGPKGWSTWGVLIVTACLQGTLLAMAIFFEYFGPNKQRNHRHGKDLPPNGSGEGPEERDHEQPSEETPLLQAAEQLGLHFVETTKERLYQQTNFVSFDIEE, from the exons ATGGACACCCCCGATCTCAAATGCACCCATCTCACCTCACCAGACTATATGAACTTCGTCCTGTCTAT TCTTATCATATTTGGGATTCTCCTGTCGTATCTCCCTCAGCACATTCGCATAATCAACCTCAAAAGCTCCTTCGGGATCTCCCCATACTTCGTCCTCCTTGGAACCACATCAGGTACCTCGGCGTTGGCAAATGTTGTAACACAACAGCAGAGTTTACATGATGTGGAATGCTGCAAGAACATCAATGGACTAGCTTGCTTTGGGGGACTACTCGGCATCTTCCAAGTCGGGACACAGTGGCTTTGCTTTGTTATCAT TCTGCTTTTGTTCGTTATTTACTTCCCCCGAGCCACCTCTCCAATCTCGCCTACAGAATCAGAGTCTTCGGCGAGAAATGGCCCATCATATACAACAGCGTTGGTCGTCAGCGGTATTTGTATCCTCCACGCCGTGGTGATGTTCATCACCTCTGCCGCAATCGCGGTCAACCGGCCATCCCAGCTTCAGGCATGGTCCAACTTTTCAGGGGTGGTTGCTGCCATTCTCGCTTCGATCCAGTATTTCCCTCAGATCTACACTACGTTAAGGTTGCGGTGTGTGGGTAGCCTGAGCATCCCAATGATGTGTATCCAAACCCCGGGAAGTCTTGTGTGGGCAGGTAGTTTAGCTGCACGACTGGGACCAAAAGGATGGAGTACATGGGGCGTGTTGATTGTGACGGCATGCTTACAAGGCACGCTCTTGGCAATGGCCATCTTTTTTGAATATTTTGGGCCCAACAAGCAGCGCAACCATCGCCATGGCAAAGATCTTCCTCCGAACGGTAGTGGAGAAGGCCCAGAGGAAAGAGACCATGAGCAGCCGTCTGAGGAAACGCCACTTCTCCAAG CTGCTGAGCAGCTCGGATTGCATTTTGTTGAAACCACGAAGGAGAGACTGTATCAGCAAACCAATTTCGTGTCTTTTGACATAGAAGAGTAG
- the ish1 gene encoding double-strand break repair enhancer MSC1 — MRLNLGSSLVFFLATTQAVGAFNWLSKAAYNKWHETELERWLSDHDIPYPTPADRKALEDLVKRNWDSKIQKPLGNAVENSADQWHHAKEWIFDTWSDSHLKAFLDRHGVPVPQPRRRDVLLKAARENYEAIAKKVGETAHYPGNWLYEHWTESDLKEWLDERGWPVPQPTTRDKLIASVRRNARLASLQARSIAASATKSAEAAQSSLSEALFNAWSDSDLKKFLDEHNVKVPQGSKRNELIALARKHRASLVSQASVASKTASESAASVIGAATSKAGNQYTRATDQANLKAQDAFDAAVETWSDSRLKAYLDARGVPVPQSSKRDELLAKVRLSKHKAATGWNAWTFDTWNTDQLKKYLSSMNAKAAHRTDVTRDELIKQAQEAYAKASKAGGANIASATSYMAQATDAVKDTTFDTWSHSELKAYLDSYGIPTYQGSSINELRAAARRNAQYFRYGTTSPQGILYSKLQEWSRWAMDQLKIGALSGRAQGQEAAEKAKAKASEGAEKIRSEL, encoded by the exons ATGAGACTTAATCTAGGCTCCAGCCTAGTGTTCTTCCTCGCGACCACGCAGGCGGTCGGAGCGTTCAACTGGCTCAGCAAAGCAG CTTACAACAAATGGCACGAAACTGAATTGGAACGATGGCTCTCCGATCATG ACATCCCTTATCCCACCCCTGCCGACCGAAAAGCTCTTGAAGACTTGGTCAAGCGCAATTGGGATTCCAAGATTCAGAAGCCCCTCGGGAATGCAGTCGAGAATAGCGCTGACCAGTGGCATCATGCCAAAGAATGGATTTTTGATAC TTGGTCAGACTCCCATCTCAAGGCATTCCTTGATCGCCATGGCGTTCCTGTTCCTCAACCTCGCAGGCGTGACGTACTCTTGAAGGCTGCTCGTGAAAACTACGAGGCCATCGCAAAAAAAGTTGGCGAGACTGCGCACTACCCTGGTAACTGGCTTTATGAGCACTGGACCGAGTCCGATCTGAAGGAGTGGCTGGATGAGCGTGGTTGGCCTGTGCCTCAGCCAACAACCAGGGACAAGCTTATCGCGTCTGTCCGTCGCAATGCCAGACTAGCCAGTCTGCAGGCGCGCAGCATTGCGGCTTCTGCCACTAAATCAGCCGAAGCTGCACAATCAAGCCTGAGTGAGGCATTGTTCAACGCTTGGTCTGACTCCGATTTGAAGAAGTTCCTTGATGAGCACAACGTCAAGGTGCCCCAGGGCTCGAAACGTAATGAGCTTATTGCTTTGGCCAGAAAGCACCGTGCCTCTCTTGTGAGCCAGGCCTCTGTTGCCTCCAAGACCGCTTCCGAGTCTGCAGCAAGCGTGATTGGCGCCGCTACGTCCAAGGCTGGCAACCAATACACCCGCGCAACCGATCAAGCCAATTTGAAGGCCCAAGATGCATTCGATGCGGCTGTTGAGACATGGTCAGACTCTCGTCTCAAGGCCTACTTGGACGCACGCGGAGTTCCTGTTCCTCAGTCGAGCAAGCGCGACGAGCTTCTTGCCAAGGTCAGACTGAGCAAGCACAAGGCCGCGACTGGATGGAATGCCTGGACCTTTGACACCTGGAACACTGACCAGCTGAA GAAATACCTGTCTTCCATGAATGCCAAGGCTGCTCACCGCACAGATGTCACCCGCGATGAGCTCATAAAACAGGCTCAGGAAGCATACGCCAAAGCCTCCAAGGCTGGAGGAGCGAACATAGCCTCTGCCACTTCCTACATGGCTCAAGCCACTGACGCAGTTAAGGACACGACCTTTGACACTTGGTCCCACTCCGAACTCAAGGCATACCTTGATTCCTACGGCATTCCCACGTACCAGGGTTCTAGTATCAACGAGCTCCGCGCCGCAGCCAGACGCAATGCTCAATACTTCCGATACGGAACCACTAGCCCACAGGGAATTCTTTACTCCAAGCTCCAGGAATGGTCCCGGTGGGCCATGGACCAGCTGAAGATTGGAGCCTTGAGTGGCCGAGCTCAAGGCCAAGAGGCCGctgagaaggcgaaggcgaaggcTTCAGAGGGCGCTGAGAAGATCCGCTCAGAGCTCTAG
- a CDS encoding cytochrome b5-like heme/steroid binding domain-containing protein yields MSIATPINLILLSLFAILVYMQLRPKAPVALPQAPPPVVFRTFTPTTLLEYNGEGDKPVYLAVRGRVFDVTPGKNFYGPGGPYENFAGRDASRGLAHQSFDVEMLTKDLKGPLDDLKDLNEEQLENLQSWEERFLEKYLVVGKLVAEGDPEAPKS; encoded by the exons ATGTCGATCGCCACGCCCATCAACCTTATCCTCCTATCTCTCTTCGCAATCCTGGTCTACATGCAACTCCGCCCCAAGGCGCCCGTCGCCCTCCCGCAAGCTCCCCCGCCTGTCGTGTTCCGCACCTTCACACCAACCACCCTCCTTGAATACAATGGCGAAGGCGATAAACCCGTCTATCTTGCCGTCCGTGGACGAGTCTTCGACGTGACCCCAGGCAAGAACTTCTACGGCCCT GGCGGGCCATACGAGAACTTTGCCGGTCGCGACGCATCGCGTGGTTTGGCACACCAGAGCTTCGATGTCGAGATGCTCACTAAGGATCTAAAGGGTCCTCTGGATGACCTCAAAGATCTCAACGAGGAGCAGTTGGAGAACCTCCAGTCCTGGGAGGAGCGCTTTCTGGAGAAGTATCTCGTCGTGGGTAAGTTGGTTGCAGAGGGTGATCCAGAGGCGCCAAAGTCGTGA
- a CDS encoding translation machinery-associated protein 7, with protein MGGASREGGKAKPLKAPKKGKKELDEEDLAFKERQRAEAKAKKELLEKAKGKGPLNLGQQGIKKSGKK; from the exons ATGGGTGGTGCAAGCAGAGAAG GCGGCAAGGCCAAACCTTTGAAGGCCCccaagaaggggaagaaggagcttgatgaggaggatctcGCCTTTAAGGAGAGACAGAGAGCCG AGGCCAAGGCGAAAAAGGAATTgttggagaaggcgaaaggCAAAGGCCCGCTGAACCTTGGCCAGCAGGGTATCAAGAAATCCGGAAAGAAATAG
- a CDS encoding putative serine/threonine protein kinase (Prp4): MASRRSRSPSTPSEGEIIESGSETKATTSQLPLNGTSVDRQTRVSTSSALRSPASVSRSPRQRRSRARTWSRSRSRSRSRSPYRDHRGQKRRHADDYNERRYRNEPSRRGGPRHNDDRHYNRGPASHIRSRPYHDYDRDDYYGGSLRYTDDYDRRGDKRPRTRSRSPYREVRKPKQYSGDEWDSHREGSVASRDTERQRSSTEQLVSERGKPPVVAQDSRQDAEVRKNQVLQVPSHPSSLVEDSATGPPVQESQDTAEEPAETLDEAARLEARRKRREAIKAKYRAQATPLRLQAHVGADTDSSTPTPSLDAMRSSNAASASPQLSAAEAPNDSAGDSFPEFGNDTDIANHDAPTDGADKDEPSAADYDPTIDMKAERQKHDAGDSNGDVSSARYDETQTTKQDVLMPDAPQAQQSESKAKDPYDMFAEDDDDMFAEDKEETTQPTHASAVPVPQPQELDISMMDNWDDPEGYYNVRLGELINGRYHVKQNLGKGMFSSVVRATDAKTGGLVAIKIIRQNDTMRKAGLKEIGILEQLREADPEDKKHVIRFERHFDHKGHLCMVFENLSMNLREVLKKFGRDVGLNLRAIRAYAQQIFLGLSLLRKCNILHADLKPDNLLVNEQRNVLKVCDLGSASPATDNEITPYLVSRFYRAPEIILGIPYDHAIDVWSIGCTLFELYTGKILFTGRNNNQMLRSIMECRGKYPPKLLRKGTLTHQHFDDMLNFHSTEEDKVTGRLVTKVLDFKKPTRDLRTRLMGKNAKGMTDGEAKELALFVDLLERCLSLNPEKRCTPAEALRHPFIARPKA; the protein is encoded by the exons ATGGCGTCACGTAGGTCGAGGTCTCCTTCGACCCCTTCTGAGGGTGAGATCATCGAATCAGGTTCAGAGACGAAGGCAACTACGTCGCAACTTCCTCTTAATGGCACCAGCGTTGACCGTCAAACCAGAGTCAGTACATCGTCCGCCCTCagatctccagcatctgTAAGCAGATCGCCACGCCAACGGAGGTCCAGGGCGAGGACTTGGTCGCGTTCACGATCGCGATCCCGCTCTCGCTCGCCCTATCGAGACCACCGAGGGCAGAAACGTCGACATGCGGATGACTATAACGAGAGGCGTTATCGAAACGAACCATCTCGACGCGGAGGTCCCAGGCATAACGATGACAGACACTATAATCGCGGCCCTGCTTCCCACATACGCTCTAGACCTTACCATGATTATGACCGAGACGATTATTACGGTGGTAGTCTCCGGTACACGGACGACTATGATCGACGCGGGGATAAGCGACCTCGGACGCGAAGCCGATCACCCTACCGGGAAGTACGAAAACCCAAACAGTACTCGGGCGACGAATGGGATTCTCATAGAGAGGGCAGCGTGGCATCCCGCGATACTGAAAGGCAAAGGTCATCTACTGAACAGTTAGTGAGCGAGCGAGGGAAACCTCCGGTCGTCGCTCAAGACTCTAGACAAGATGCTGAAGTTCGAAAGAATCAGGTGCTGCAGGTCCCTTCTCATCCCTCCTCACTTGTTGAAGACAG TGCAACTGGGCCCCCAGTACAAGAAAGTCAAGACACTGCAGAAGAACCTGCTGAAACGCTCGATGAGGCAGCCCGATTAGAAGCTCGCCGCAAACGACGCGAAGCTATCAAGGCAAAGTATAGAGCTCAAGCAACGCCTCTGCGTCTGCAAGCACATGTTGGTGCTGATACTGATTCATCTACGCCAACTCCGAGCTTGGATGCCATGCGATCCAGTAATGCTGCTTCAG CCTCTCCACAACTGTCGGCTGCCGAAGCACCCAACGATAGCGCCGGTGATTCGTTCCCAGAGTTTGGAAATGATACTGATATAGCTAATCACGATGCACCTACGGACGGTGCAGATAAAGATGAGCCATCTGCTGCGGATTACGATCCGACCATTGACATGAAAGCAGAAAGACAGAAGCATGACGCAGGAGACTCCAATGGAGATGTGTCTTCGGCTCGCTACGACGAAACACAGACCACCAAGCAGGATGTTCTGATGCCAGATGCCCCCCAAGCCCAGCAATCCGAATCCAAGGCGAAAGATCCTTATGATATGTTCGcagaggacgacgatgacatGTTCGCGGAGGATAAGGAGGAAACCACGCAACCTACACATGCCTCGGCCGTGCCGGTTCCTCAGCCGCAGGAACTCGACATCAGCATGATGGATAACTGGGACGATCCAGAAGGGTACTATAATGTCCGGCTGGGTGAGTTGATCAATGGACGATATCATGTCAAGCAGAATTTGGGCAAGGGAATGTTTTCATCCGTGGTTCGTGCAACAGACGCCAAAACCGGCGGCCTTGTAGCAATCAAGATCATCCGACAGAATGACACCATGAGGAAAGCAGGATTGAAAGAAATTGGCATCTTGGAGCAGCTTCGCGAGGCCGACCCGGAGGATAAGAAGCACGTCATCCGTTTTGAGCGGCATTTCGACCACAAGGGCCATCTGTGCATGGTCTTTGAGAATCTCAGCATGAACCTACGAGAGGTCCTGAAGAAATTCGGACGGGATGTGGGCTTGAACCTACGCGCCATCCGAGCGTATGCACAACAGATCTTCCTTGGACTCAGTCTGCTTCGCAAGTGCAATATCCTTCATGCTGACTTGAAGCCCGACAACCTGCTCGTGAATGAGCAGCGTAACGTGCTCAAAGTGTGTGACCTGGGGTCGGCTTCACCGGCCACGGACAATGAAATCACGCCGTATCTGGTCAGCCGATTCTATCGTGCCCCGGAAATCATCCTTGGGATCCCATACGACCATGCAATTGATGTTTGGTCGATAGGGTGTACGCTCTTCGAACTGTACACAGGGAAGATCTTGTTCACCGGGCGAAATAACAACCAGATGTTACGCTCGATCATGGAATGTCGTGGCAAATACCCTCCCAAGCTCCTCCGGAAAGGGACCTTGACCCACCAGCACTTTGATGATATGCTCAATTTCCACAGCACGGAAGAGGACAAGGTTACAGGACGTCTGGTTACGAAAGTCCTCGACTTCAAGAAACCCACGCGCGACCTCAGGACCAGGCTGATGGGCAAAAACGCCAAAGGAATGACGGATGGCGAGGCAAAGGAACTGGCGCTGTTTGTGGATCTATTGGAACGGTGCCTGAGTCTCAACCCGGAGAAGCGGTGCACACCGGCTGAAGCGTTGAGGCATCCGTTTATTGCGCGGCCCAAGGCATAG
- a CDS encoding serine/threonine-protein kinase — protein MLTPNPFGMYPPMLPTPPPSPPTTRVHAPEDRLGYLLANRLELTSILGVGAYGVVYTAVDIHTNVVYAVKALNKVGLDARQLKFQQREIKLHHLASQHPNVVSLVRIMDSVDCTYVVIEFCPEGDLFSSITEKGNFVGNDPLVKRVFLQILDAVQYCHSLGIYHRDLKPENILVTDQGLTVKLADFGLATTDYFTSDFGCGSTFYMSPECQQPNPRPLSCYASAPNDVWSLGVILVNLTCGRNPWKRASIEDSTFRAYLKDPYFLKSILPLSDDLVCILSRIFECDPSKRITIPELRQLILDCPQFTLNPVIPWVAPHGPLPYDVISGPQVPVSVPVHAFNPQPSTSSSDSSHYSNYSESAASDSSCYTEVFTDMDSVPSMSSVEYEPETDCRGDLSLDSLTCKDISEAIVVHQSDPQTLCVC, from the exons ATGCTCACCCCAAATCCCTTCGGCATGTATCCCCCCAtgcttccaactcctcctccttctcctcccaccACCCGTGTTCATGCTCCAGAAGACCGCCTGGGATATCTTCTAGCCAACCGGCTGGAACTGACAAGCATTCTTGGAGTTGGTGCCTACGGCGTGGTCTACACCGCCGTCGACATCCACACCAATGTGGTGTATGCCGTCAAAGCATTGAACAAGGTCGGACTTGATGCCCGGCAGCTCAAGTTCCAGCAGCGCGAAATCAAGCTCCACCATTTGGCTAGCCAACATCCCAATGTGGTTTCCCTGGTCCGTATAATGGATTCCGTCGACTGTACCTATGTGGTCATCGAATTCTGCCCCGAGGGTGATCTGTTCTCCAGCATCACCGAAAAGGGCAACTTTGTGGGCAACGATCCCTTGGTCAAACGGGTCTTTCTCCAGATCCTGGATGCCGTCCAGTATTGCCACTCCTTGGGAATTTACCACCGGGACCTCAAGCCGGAGAATATCTTAGTGACCGATCAGGGCCTGACGGTCAAACTGGCCGACTTTGGCCTTGCTACCACGGATTATTTCACTTCGGACTTCGGTTGCGGTTCCACATTCTACATGTCCCCAG AATGCCAGCAACCCAATCCCCGGCCATTGTCTTGCTATGCATCGGCCCCCAATGATGTGTGGAGCCTGGGGGTGATTCTGGTTAACCTCACTTGCGGGCGCAACCCATGGAAACGTGCCTCGATCGAGGACTCTACATTCCGGGCCTATCTCAAGGATCCCTACTTCCTCAAGTCTATTCTGCCCTTGTCAGATGACCTGGTTTGCATCTTGAGCCGCATTTTCGAGTGTGACCCTTCCAAGAGAATTACCATCCCGGAGCTCCGCCAGTTGATCCTGGATTGCCCTCAATTCACTCTCAACCCAGTGATTCCCTGGGTTGCTCCCCATGGACCCTTGCCTTACGATGTCATTAGTGGACCACAGGTCCCTGTGTCTGTCCCTGTGCATGCATTCAACCCGCAgccatcgacatcctctTCGGACTCGTCTCACTACTCGAATTACTCCGAGTCTGCCGCATCCGATAGTTCTTGCTATACGGAAGTATTCACCGATATGGACAGCGTTCCATCGATGTCTTCCGTCGAGTATGAGCCGGAGACGGATTGCCGGGGCGACCTTTCTCTGGACTCCTTGACATGCAAGGACATCTCGGAGGCCATCGTTGTCCACCAGTCAGACCCTCAGACACTATGCGTCTGCTAA
- a CDS encoding SDR family NAD(P)-dependent oxidoreductase yields MAARLAQVNAHLNYPAGLLAGKVAIITGSGQGIGAEAARLFANEGAKVIVADIDAVTNTTGPTEKATAVANAINAAGAGRALAVVGDILDDAYIKDLVSKAAEFGNGKIHILVNNAGFTWDGVIHKITDKQWDTMLAVHNTAPFKLIRAAAPYFRVKDGEDRVIINISSTSGIHGNAYVYISPSAVDISCADGCWVTRGQANYALAKAGLVGLTKTITKEWGPAYGVRANTIAFGFVKTRLTAAKEEGAFITTPDGTKVALGIPGKQLAGRKGDEKQAYPDIPLGRPASPEEAARAILGVCSPYFSYVSGETIRVTGGRNT; encoded by the exons ATGGCTGCCCGCCTTGCCCAAGTCAACGCCCACCTCAACTACCCAGCCGGCCTCCTCGCAGGCAAGgtcgccatcatcaccggctcCGGCCAGGGCATCGGCGCTGAGGCAGCCCGGCTGTTCGCCAACGAAGGCGCAAAAGTCATTGTCGCTGATATCGACGCTG TAACTAACACCACCGGCCCCACAGAAAAAGCCACTGCAGTCGCCAACGCCATCAACGCCGCTGGTGCAGGACGCGCCCTCGCCGTCGTCGGCGATATCCTCGACGACGCTTACATCAAGGATCTCGTCTCCAAGGCGGCCGAGTTCGGGAACGGGAAGATTCATATCCTCGTAAATAATGCGGGGTTTACCTGGGATGGGGTGATTCATAAG ATAACCGACAAACAATGGGACACGATGCTTGCGGTGCACAACACGGCGCCGTTCAAGCTGATTCGGGCCGCGGCGCCGTATTTCCGGGTCAAGGACGGGGAGGACCGGGTGATTATCAATATTAGTTCTACGAGTGGGATTCATGGAAATGCGTACGTCTACATCTCCCCATCTGCTGTGGATATATCGTGTGCTGATGGTTGCTGGGTGACAAGAGGACAAGCCAACTACGCGCTCGCCAAAGCCGGCCTGGTGGGACTGACCAAGACCATCACGAAAGAATGGGGCCCTGCGTACGGGGTGCGGGCCAACACGATTGCGTTTGGGTTCGTCAAGACGCGGTTGACGGctgcgaaggaggagggcgCGTTCATCACCACGCCGGACGGGACCAAGGTTGCACTGGGGATCCCCGGGAAGCAGCTGGCTGGGCGCAAAGGGGACGAAAAGCAGGCGTATCCGGATATTCCGCTAGGACGGCCGGCGAGTCCCGAGGAGGCGGCCAGGGCGATTCTGGGGGTTTGCAGTCCTTACTTTTCGTATGTGAGCGGGGAGACGATCCGGGTGACGGGAGGTCGTAATACGTGA